Proteins from a genomic interval of Osmia bicornis bicornis chromosome 11, iOsmBic2.1, whole genome shotgun sequence:
- the LOC114878606 gene encoding protein polybromo-1 isoform X2, whose translation MVRYIRMGNALLLKMNKRRRTSSVASRGTEDDGDDIPREPTKRRKKLDPSDLCQQLYDVLRNQKKEDGTLLCDAFIRVPKRRQEPGYYEVVTNPIDLLKVQQKLKTDEYRDMDDLAADIQLMVNNAKAFYMRTSPEYKDATELWELCVNTKNRIMEEYEDPEPKGKLILKVARLARKATLKQEDAEDTSESSTNPDEETMQQFEDLFAAVMTATDPADNNRPLHTMFQLKPSKKLYPEYYDVIETPVDLKTVARKIQEGAYNTISDMEKDLMLMCRNACQFNEPGSQIYKDAKLLKKIITAATRKQDTGISSSIPKIATTAPSTRSKRGSRTMAQSLIAQTASLPDEDEESDDEEEEPAETEEADNPQWQLFQTIRTAPNNQGVRMSEYFWKLPSKRLYPDYYKMIKNPISLLQIRTKIKKGEYGTVSEVAGDMNIMFENAKKYNIHTSRLYKCAVKLQKIMQEKVQELLEFDQDSDSDSEFENSSHQPKLIKRASNLLTRGKYKDNIPLKKRLYALVKCVMEYCEDGRQPMLMFMEKPSKKLYPDYYQVIAEPIDMLAIEANIKAEKYQSENELIQDFKLMFNNCRQYNEEGSLIYEDANTLERVLMDKVKELGPLPDTPKPTKSSASTPTRNVGRPKKVVPLHLQKLKTMYDTIKDYHDAKGRQLSLIFMKLPNKNEYPDYYEVIKQPMNMEKIASTLKNNGYDNLDELVSDFILMFDNACKYNEPDSQIYKDALILQRLVLQTKLQLSEDEESVPDVSAAVQEILATIFTALYNHQDEEGRCYSDSMAELPEHDIIDEKKVRGLSLDLIKRRLDRGVYKRLDRFQEDVFTCLERARRLSRTDSQPFEDSVELQAFFLRTRDEVTRGGDLLHSPALNYTLLDLSTQVAELKRAKQQQELSLPNEDESCDGNEAKDAETNTSTERNNSDNGGSMSFNQEVYRAGDFAYIEPTERGMEYSVVLIERLWTNAEGQQMLYGNLFYRPSETYHVASRKFLDKELFKSDAHVAVPLAKVAGRCCVLSVKDYFRMQPEGFIEKDVYVCESRYSTKARAFKKIKVWNFDPDHLKLISREKPLEPKRVISVYKERLEKHKEEIAELEEGEKLTEKERPNVILYNAEDTENTYYEQYNTCAGSVKTGDFVYVATDGGRQQIAQIDAIWSTKDGKCYFKGPWLLMPAEVPHTPTKLFYKQELFLSTVDGTHPIVAIVGKCAVLDYGEYICSRPTEIPEDDIYICESLYDESKSLMKKLGQEGLKKLNHSSAVTEDEIYFFRRPINPAKVPGDVAQTQNQVKSVTPSSTQFEMEASPLLPKLEPDVLGMGVGLGVGVGVGVGEDSMDAGGPPSVGSAEAQPVLSNTQTPVSTKKKTAGKKLVTGYILYSSKMRTQITQNNPESSFGEISRIVGNEWRKLPAGEKQAWEERAIKMNEDGGQLKGNAVSVGTNALQDVVYECCWDNCDWQFEDMTDCIDHCIAEQNGHVQSSFVNAASDVEFQCQWRGCGRTKKSVPPFPSVQRLARHVKEVHILKSNGRIIPPSERSKNYMASKGPTVLPPMETETSAAATQTSNIPVVKQPEPMFVAVPPRPSRVLHSDAYLRYIEALNVENRYISNWDKQMNANPDNTQIPDVTKLPVEWLGNGVGNHGNVVNALWTLKNMMMRDVLAINKTL comes from the exons ATGGTTCGGTATATTCGTATGGGTAATGCATT ATTACTTAAAATGAACAAGCGCCGTAGAACATCTTCAGTTGCAAGTAGAGGAACAGAAGATGATGGGGATGATATACCACGTGAACCAACAAAGAGACGAAAAAAATTGGACCCT AGTGACTTGTGTCAACAATTGTATGATGTGTTGAGAAATCAAAAAAAGGAAGATGGAACGCTATTGTGTGACGCATTCATACGTGTGCCTAAACGTCGACAAGAACCAGGATATTATGAAGTTGTAACAAATCCTATAGACCTATTAAAGGTTCAGCAAAAACTGAAAACAGATGAATATAGGGATATGGATGATTTAGCTGCTGATATTCAACTTATGGTTAACAATGCAAAAGCTTTTTATATG CGTACATCTCCTGAATACAAAGATGCCACTGAACTTTGGGAATTATGTGTAAATACAAAAAACCGTATTATGGAAGAATATGAAGATCCAGAACCCAAAGGAAAACTTATTCTAAAAGTAGCACGACTG gCTCGAAAAGCTACATTAAAGCAAGAAGATGCGGAAGATACATCTGAAAGTTCTACGAATCCTGATGAAGAGACAATGCAACAATTTGAAGACTTATTTGCTGCAGTTATGACAGCAACAGATCCAGCTGATAATAACAGGCCATTACACACAATGTTTCAACTGAAACCATCTAAAAAG TTATATCCAGAATATTACGATGTGATCGAGACGCCGGTAGATCTAAAAACAGTTGcaagaaaaattcaagaaGGAGCTTATAATACTATTTCAGATATGGAAAAAGATTTAATGTTAATGTGTCGTAATGCTTGTCAATTTAATGAACCTGGTTCACAAATTTATAAAGATGCTAAGCTTTTAAAAAAGATTATTACCGCTGCAACAAGAAAACAAGATACCGGAATAAGTAGCAGTATTCCAAAAATTGCGACAACTGCGCCATCGACACGAAGTAAAAGAGGAAGTCGTACAATGGCACAATCTTTAATAGCCCAAACTGCGTCGTTGCCAGACGAAGATGAAGAAAGTGATGACGAAGAAGAGGAACCTGCAGAAACTGAAGAAGCTGACAATCCACAATGGCAGCTGTTTCAGACTATAAGAACAGCACCTAACAATCAAG GAGTTAGAATGAGTGAATATTTTTGGAAACTGCCATCGAAGAGATTATATCCtgattattataaaatgattaagAATCCTATTTCTTTATTACAAATTCGTACGAAGATAAAG AAAGGTGAATATGGTACTGTTAGTGAAGTAGCTGGTGACATGAATATTATGTTTGAAAATgcaaagaaatataatattcataCATCTAGATTATACAAG TGTGCTGTAAAACTACAAAAGATTATGCAGGAGAAAGTGCAAGAATTATTAGAATTTGATCAG GATTCAGATTCAGATagtgaatttgaaaatagtTCTCATCAACCTAAACTTATTAAACGTGCTTCAAATCTATTAACACGTGGAAAATATAAAGACAATATTCCGTTGAAAAAGAGATTGTATGCATTGGTTAAATGTGTTATGGAATAC TGCGAAGATGGACGGCAACCAATGTTAATGTTCATGGAAAAGCCttcaaaaaaattatatcCAGATTATTATCAAGTAATAGCAGAACCTATTGATATGTTAGCTATTGAAGCTAATATCAAAGCAGAAAAATATCAGAGTGAAAACGAATTGATACAAGATTTCAAG TTAATGTTTAATAACTGTCGTCAATACAATGAAGAAGGTTCTTTAATATATGAAGATGCAAATACTTTGGAAAGAGTTTTAATGGATAAAGTGAAAGAGTTAGGTCCTTTGCCAGACACGCCGAAACCTACGAAATCCAGTGCATCTACGCCTACTCGTAATGTTGG GAGACCTAAAAAAGTTGTACCATTACACttacaaaaattgaaaactatGTATGATACTATAAAGGATTATCACGATGCAAAAGGGAGACAattatctttaatttttatgaaattgcCAAATAAAAACGAGTATCCCGATTATTATGAAGTTATAAAACAACCAATGAATATGGAAAAAATTGCTTCTACGCTGAAAAATAATGGATATGACAATTTGGATGAACTCGTGTCTGATTTCATCTTAATGTTTGATAATGCTTGCAAATATAATGAGCCTGATTCACAAATATATAAG GACGCATTAATTTTGCAACGATTAGTTCTTCAAACTAAGTTACAATTAAGTGAAGATGAAGAAAGTGTACCAGATGTATCAGCTGCAGTTCAAGAAATATTAGCAACAATTTTTACTGCTCTTTATAATCATCAAGATGAAGAAGGAAGATGTTACTCAGATTCTATGGCGGAACTTCCAGAACATGATATTATCGATGAAAAGAA GGTACGAGGATTATCGttggatttaattaaaaggagATTAGATCGCGGAGTGTATAAGCGATTAGACCGGTTCCAAGAAGACGTATTTACGTGTTTAGAAAGAGCTAGAAGATTATCACGTACAGATTCACAACCATTTGAAGATAGCGTGGAGCTTCAAGCATTTTTTTTACGTACTCGCGATGAAGTAACTCGTGGCGGAGATTTATTACACTCACCTGCACTGAACTATACACTTTTAGATCTCTCTACTCAGGTCGCAGAATTGAAACGTGCAAAACAACAACAAGAATTGTCATTACCCAACGAAGATGAAAGTTGCGATGGAAATGAGGCAAAA gATGCTGAAACAAATACCAGCACAGAGAGAAATAATAGTGATAATGGTGGTTCAATGAGTTTTAATCAAGAAGTGTATAGAGCGGGTGATTTTGCGTATATAGAACCTACAGAACGAGGAATGGAGTATAGTGTAGTTCTTATAGAACGGCTATGGACTAATGCGGAAGGACAACAAATGTTATACggcaatttattttatagacCAAGTGAAACTTATCATGTAGCATCTAGAAAATTTCTTGATAAAGAGTTATTTAAAAGCGATGCCCATGTCGCTGTACCTTTGGCTAAAGTAGCTGGAAGGTGTTGTGTTTTAAGTGTTAAGGATTATTTTAGAATGCAACCAGAAGGTTTCATAGAAAAAGATGTTTATGTATGTGAATCACGATACTCGACGAAAGCGAGAGCTTTCAAAAAGATCAAAGTGTGGAATTTCGATCCGGatcatttgaaattaatttcaagagAGAAACCGTTAGAACCAAAGCGAGTTATATCAGTTTATAAAGAAAGATTAGAAAAgcataaagaagaaattgctgaattagaagaaggagaaaaattGACGGAAAAAGAAAGACCT AATGTGATACTATATAATGCAGAAGACACGGAGAATACTTATTATGAACAATATAATACATGTGCGGGTTCTGTAAAAACTGGAGATTTTGTTTATGTAGCAACAGATGGGGGCAGGCAACAAATTGCACAAATCGATGCTATATGGTCGACAAAAGA cgGAAAGTGTTACTTTAAGGGGCCATGGTTGTTAATGCCTGCAGAAGTACCACATACGcctacaaaattattttataaacaagAATTATTCCTATCTACAGTAGATGGTACTCATCCTATCGTGGCCATTGTTGGAAAGTGTGCTGTTCTTGACTATGGAGAATATATTTGTA GTCGACCCACAGAGATTCCAGAAGatgatatatatatttgtgaATCTTTATACGATGAAAGTAAAAGCCTCATGAAAAAACTTGGACAAGAaggtttaaaaaaattaaatcatAGTTCAGCAGTAACTGAAgatgaaatatatttcttcCGAAGGCCTATTAATCCTGCTAAG GTTCCGGGCGATGTGGCTCAGACGCAAAATCAAGTCAAGTCTGTTACTCCTAGCTCAACTCAGTTTGAAATG GAGGCATCACCATTGTTACCGAAGCTGGAACCCGATGTACTAGGCATGGGAGTAGGATTAGGAGTGGGAGTAGGAGTAGGAGTTGGGGAGGACAGCATGGACGCTGGTGGTCCACCGTCCGTTGGATCTGCAGAAGCTCAACCGGTGCTCTCCAATACTCAAACACCTGTGTCGACTAAAAAG AAAACGGCGGGTAAGAAATTAGTTACGGgctatattttatattcgaGTAAAATGCGAACGCAGATTACACAAAACAATCCTGAATCATCCTTTGGGGAGATTAGCAGAATTGTTGGTAACGag TGGAGAAAATTGCCAGCAGGAGAGAAACAGGCTTGGGAAGAGAGAGCAATTAAAATGAACGAGGATGGGGGACAACTTAAAGGAAATGCTGTTTCAGTAGGCACTAATGCTTTACAAGATGTAGTATACGAATGTTGTTGGGATAATTGTGACTGGCAATTTGAAGATATGACTGATTGTATCGACCATTGTATCGCCGAACAAAATGGTCATGTTCAATCATCTTTTGTTAACGCCGCTAGTG ATGTAGAATTTCAATGCCAGTGGCGAGGTTGTGGTCGTACGAAAAAGTCTGTACCTCCATTTCCAAGTGTACAAAGACTTGCAAGGCATGTTAAAGAGGTTCATATTCTTAAGTCGAATGGTCGCATCATACCTCCTTCAGAGAGAAGCAA aaactACATGGCATCAAAAGGTCCAACGGTATTACCACCAATGGAAACAG aaaCATCGGCAGCTGCGACACAAACAAGTAACATACCAGTCGTTAAGCAACCTGAACCAATGTTCGTTGCTGTTCCTCCAAGACCAAGTCGTGTATTACATTCAGATGCCTACTTAcg aTACATTGAAGCATTAAATGTAGAAAACCGATACATATCAAATTGGGATAAACAAATGAATGCTAATCCTGATAACACACAAATTCCTGATGTAACAAAATTACCTGTTGAATGGCTAGGTAACGGTGTAGGCAACCATGGAAATGTGGTGAACGCCTTATGGACGCTCAAAAACATGATGATGCGAGATGTGTTAGCCATCAATAAAACTTTATAG
- the LOC114878606 gene encoding protein polybromo-1 isoform X4, whose product MVRYIRMGNALLLKMNKRRRTSSVASRGTEDDGDDIPREPTKRRKKLDPSDLCQQLYDVLRNQKKEDGTLLCDAFIRVPKRRQEPGYYEVVTNPIDLLKVQQKLKTDEYRDMDDLAADIQLMVNNAKAFYMRTSPEYKDATELWELCVNTKNRIMEEYEDPEPKGKLILKVARLARKATLKQEDAEDTSESSTNPDEETMQQFEDLFAAVMTATDPADNNRPLHTMFQLKPSKKLYPEYYDVIETPVDLKTVARKIQEGAYNTISDMEKDLMLMCRNACQFNEPGSQIYKDAKLLKKIITAATRKQDTGISSSIPKIATTAPSTRSKRGSRTMAQSLIAQTASLPDEDEESDDEEEEPAETEEADNPQWQLFQTIRTAPNNQGVRMSEYFWKLPSKRLYPDYYKMIKNPISLLQIRTKIKKGEYGTVSEVAGDMNIMFENAKKYNIHTSRLYKCAVKLQKIMQEKVQELLEFDQDSDSDSEFENSSHQPKLIKRASNLLTRGKYKDNIPLKKRLYALVKCVMEYVCEDGRQPMLMFMEKPSKKLYPDYYQVIAEPIDMLAIEANIKAEKYQSENELIQDFKLMFNNCRQYNEEGSLIYEDANTLERVLMDKVKELGPLPDTPKPTKSSASTPTRNVGRPKKVVPLHLQKLKTMYDTIKDYHDAKGRQLSLIFMKLPNKNEYPDYYEVIKQPMNMEKIASTLKNNGYDNLDELVSDFILMFDNACKYNEPDSQIYKDALILQRLVLQTKLQLSEDEESVPDVSAAVQEILATIFTALYNHQDEEGRCYSDSMAELPEHDIIDEKKVRGLSLDLIKRRLDRGVYKRLDRFQEDVFTCLERARRLSRTDSQPFEDSVELQAFFLRTRDEVTRGGDLLHSPALNYTLLDLSTQVAELKRAKQQQELSLPNEDESCDGNEAKDAETNTSTERNNSDNGGSMSFNQEVYRAGDFAYIEPTERGMEYSVVLIERLWTNAEGQQMLYGNLFYRPSETYHVASRKFLDKELFKSDAHVAVPLAKVAGRCCVLSVKDYFRMQPEGFIEKDVYVCESRYSTKARAFKKIKVWNFDPDHLKLISREKPLEPKRVISVYKERLEKHKEEIAELEEGEKLTEKERPNVILYNAEDTENTYYEQYNTCAGSVKTGDFVYVATDGGRQQIAQIDAIWSTKDGKCYFKGPWLLMPAEVPHTPTKLFYKQELFLSTVDGTHPIVAIVGKCAVLDYGEYICSRPTEIPEDDIYICESLYDESKSLMKKLGQEGLKKLNHSSAVTEDEIYFFRRPINPAKEASPLLPKLEPDVLGMGVGLGVGVGVGVGEDSMDAGGPPSVGSAEAQPVLSNTQTPVSTKKKTAGKKLVTGYILYSSKMRTQITQNNPESSFGEISRIVGNEWRKLPAGEKQAWEERAIKMNEDGGQLKGNAVSVGTNALQDVVYECCWDNCDWQFEDMTDCIDHCIAEQNGHVQSSFVNAASDVEFQCQWRGCGRTKKSVPPFPSVQRLARHVKEVHILKSNGRIIPPSERSKNYMASKGPTVLPPMETETSAAATQTSNIPVVKQPEPMFVAVPPRPSRVLHSDAYLRYIEALNVENRYISNWDKQMNANPDNTQIPDVTKLPVEWLGNGVGNHGNVVNALWTLKNMMMRDVLAINKTL is encoded by the exons ATGGTTCGGTATATTCGTATGGGTAATGCATT ATTACTTAAAATGAACAAGCGCCGTAGAACATCTTCAGTTGCAAGTAGAGGAACAGAAGATGATGGGGATGATATACCACGTGAACCAACAAAGAGACGAAAAAAATTGGACCCT AGTGACTTGTGTCAACAATTGTATGATGTGTTGAGAAATCAAAAAAAGGAAGATGGAACGCTATTGTGTGACGCATTCATACGTGTGCCTAAACGTCGACAAGAACCAGGATATTATGAAGTTGTAACAAATCCTATAGACCTATTAAAGGTTCAGCAAAAACTGAAAACAGATGAATATAGGGATATGGATGATTTAGCTGCTGATATTCAACTTATGGTTAACAATGCAAAAGCTTTTTATATG CGTACATCTCCTGAATACAAAGATGCCACTGAACTTTGGGAATTATGTGTAAATACAAAAAACCGTATTATGGAAGAATATGAAGATCCAGAACCCAAAGGAAAACTTATTCTAAAAGTAGCACGACTG gCTCGAAAAGCTACATTAAAGCAAGAAGATGCGGAAGATACATCTGAAAGTTCTACGAATCCTGATGAAGAGACAATGCAACAATTTGAAGACTTATTTGCTGCAGTTATGACAGCAACAGATCCAGCTGATAATAACAGGCCATTACACACAATGTTTCAACTGAAACCATCTAAAAAG TTATATCCAGAATATTACGATGTGATCGAGACGCCGGTAGATCTAAAAACAGTTGcaagaaaaattcaagaaGGAGCTTATAATACTATTTCAGATATGGAAAAAGATTTAATGTTAATGTGTCGTAATGCTTGTCAATTTAATGAACCTGGTTCACAAATTTATAAAGATGCTAAGCTTTTAAAAAAGATTATTACCGCTGCAACAAGAAAACAAGATACCGGAATAAGTAGCAGTATTCCAAAAATTGCGACAACTGCGCCATCGACACGAAGTAAAAGAGGAAGTCGTACAATGGCACAATCTTTAATAGCCCAAACTGCGTCGTTGCCAGACGAAGATGAAGAAAGTGATGACGAAGAAGAGGAACCTGCAGAAACTGAAGAAGCTGACAATCCACAATGGCAGCTGTTTCAGACTATAAGAACAGCACCTAACAATCAAG GAGTTAGAATGAGTGAATATTTTTGGAAACTGCCATCGAAGAGATTATATCCtgattattataaaatgattaagAATCCTATTTCTTTATTACAAATTCGTACGAAGATAAAG AAAGGTGAATATGGTACTGTTAGTGAAGTAGCTGGTGACATGAATATTATGTTTGAAAATgcaaagaaatataatattcataCATCTAGATTATACAAG TGTGCTGTAAAACTACAAAAGATTATGCAGGAGAAAGTGCAAGAATTATTAGAATTTGATCAG GATTCAGATTCAGATagtgaatttgaaaatagtTCTCATCAACCTAAACTTATTAAACGTGCTTCAAATCTATTAACACGTGGAAAATATAAAGACAATATTCCGTTGAAAAAGAGATTGTATGCATTGGTTAAATGTGTTATGGAATACGTT TGCGAAGATGGACGGCAACCAATGTTAATGTTCATGGAAAAGCCttcaaaaaaattatatcCAGATTATTATCAAGTAATAGCAGAACCTATTGATATGTTAGCTATTGAAGCTAATATCAAAGCAGAAAAATATCAGAGTGAAAACGAATTGATACAAGATTTCAAG TTAATGTTTAATAACTGTCGTCAATACAATGAAGAAGGTTCTTTAATATATGAAGATGCAAATACTTTGGAAAGAGTTTTAATGGATAAAGTGAAAGAGTTAGGTCCTTTGCCAGACACGCCGAAACCTACGAAATCCAGTGCATCTACGCCTACTCGTAATGTTGG GAGACCTAAAAAAGTTGTACCATTACACttacaaaaattgaaaactatGTATGATACTATAAAGGATTATCACGATGCAAAAGGGAGACAattatctttaatttttatgaaattgcCAAATAAAAACGAGTATCCCGATTATTATGAAGTTATAAAACAACCAATGAATATGGAAAAAATTGCTTCTACGCTGAAAAATAATGGATATGACAATTTGGATGAACTCGTGTCTGATTTCATCTTAATGTTTGATAATGCTTGCAAATATAATGAGCCTGATTCACAAATATATAAG GACGCATTAATTTTGCAACGATTAGTTCTTCAAACTAAGTTACAATTAAGTGAAGATGAAGAAAGTGTACCAGATGTATCAGCTGCAGTTCAAGAAATATTAGCAACAATTTTTACTGCTCTTTATAATCATCAAGATGAAGAAGGAAGATGTTACTCAGATTCTATGGCGGAACTTCCAGAACATGATATTATCGATGAAAAGAA GGTACGAGGATTATCGttggatttaattaaaaggagATTAGATCGCGGAGTGTATAAGCGATTAGACCGGTTCCAAGAAGACGTATTTACGTGTTTAGAAAGAGCTAGAAGATTATCACGTACAGATTCACAACCATTTGAAGATAGCGTGGAGCTTCAAGCATTTTTTTTACGTACTCGCGATGAAGTAACTCGTGGCGGAGATTTATTACACTCACCTGCACTGAACTATACACTTTTAGATCTCTCTACTCAGGTCGCAGAATTGAAACGTGCAAAACAACAACAAGAATTGTCATTACCCAACGAAGATGAAAGTTGCGATGGAAATGAGGCAAAA gATGCTGAAACAAATACCAGCACAGAGAGAAATAATAGTGATAATGGTGGTTCAATGAGTTTTAATCAAGAAGTGTATAGAGCGGGTGATTTTGCGTATATAGAACCTACAGAACGAGGAATGGAGTATAGTGTAGTTCTTATAGAACGGCTATGGACTAATGCGGAAGGACAACAAATGTTATACggcaatttattttatagacCAAGTGAAACTTATCATGTAGCATCTAGAAAATTTCTTGATAAAGAGTTATTTAAAAGCGATGCCCATGTCGCTGTACCTTTGGCTAAAGTAGCTGGAAGGTGTTGTGTTTTAAGTGTTAAGGATTATTTTAGAATGCAACCAGAAGGTTTCATAGAAAAAGATGTTTATGTATGTGAATCACGATACTCGACGAAAGCGAGAGCTTTCAAAAAGATCAAAGTGTGGAATTTCGATCCGGatcatttgaaattaatttcaagagAGAAACCGTTAGAACCAAAGCGAGTTATATCAGTTTATAAAGAAAGATTAGAAAAgcataaagaagaaattgctgaattagaagaaggagaaaaattGACGGAAAAAGAAAGACCT AATGTGATACTATATAATGCAGAAGACACGGAGAATACTTATTATGAACAATATAATACATGTGCGGGTTCTGTAAAAACTGGAGATTTTGTTTATGTAGCAACAGATGGGGGCAGGCAACAAATTGCACAAATCGATGCTATATGGTCGACAAAAGA cgGAAAGTGTTACTTTAAGGGGCCATGGTTGTTAATGCCTGCAGAAGTACCACATACGcctacaaaattattttataaacaagAATTATTCCTATCTACAGTAGATGGTACTCATCCTATCGTGGCCATTGTTGGAAAGTGTGCTGTTCTTGACTATGGAGAATATATTTGTA GTCGACCCACAGAGATTCCAGAAGatgatatatatatttgtgaATCTTTATACGATGAAAGTAAAAGCCTCATGAAAAAACTTGGACAAGAaggtttaaaaaaattaaatcatAGTTCAGCAGTAACTGAAgatgaaatatatttcttcCGAAGGCCTATTAATCCTGCTAAG GAGGCATCACCATTGTTACCGAAGCTGGAACCCGATGTACTAGGCATGGGAGTAGGATTAGGAGTGGGAGTAGGAGTAGGAGTTGGGGAGGACAGCATGGACGCTGGTGGTCCACCGTCCGTTGGATCTGCAGAAGCTCAACCGGTGCTCTCCAATACTCAAACACCTGTGTCGACTAAAAAG AAAACGGCGGGTAAGAAATTAGTTACGGgctatattttatattcgaGTAAAATGCGAACGCAGATTACACAAAACAATCCTGAATCATCCTTTGGGGAGATTAGCAGAATTGTTGGTAACGag TGGAGAAAATTGCCAGCAGGAGAGAAACAGGCTTGGGAAGAGAGAGCAATTAAAATGAACGAGGATGGGGGACAACTTAAAGGAAATGCTGTTTCAGTAGGCACTAATGCTTTACAAGATGTAGTATACGAATGTTGTTGGGATAATTGTGACTGGCAATTTGAAGATATGACTGATTGTATCGACCATTGTATCGCCGAACAAAATGGTCATGTTCAATCATCTTTTGTTAACGCCGCTAGTG ATGTAGAATTTCAATGCCAGTGGCGAGGTTGTGGTCGTACGAAAAAGTCTGTACCTCCATTTCCAAGTGTACAAAGACTTGCAAGGCATGTTAAAGAGGTTCATATTCTTAAGTCGAATGGTCGCATCATACCTCCTTCAGAGAGAAGCAA aaactACATGGCATCAAAAGGTCCAACGGTATTACCACCAATGGAAACAG aaaCATCGGCAGCTGCGACACAAACAAGTAACATACCAGTCGTTAAGCAACCTGAACCAATGTTCGTTGCTGTTCCTCCAAGACCAAGTCGTGTATTACATTCAGATGCCTACTTAcg aTACATTGAAGCATTAAATGTAGAAAACCGATACATATCAAATTGGGATAAACAAATGAATGCTAATCCTGATAACACACAAATTCCTGATGTAACAAAATTACCTGTTGAATGGCTAGGTAACGGTGTAGGCAACCATGGAAATGTGGTGAACGCCTTATGGACGCTCAAAAACATGATGATGCGAGATGTGTTAGCCATCAATAAAACTTTATAG